The following are encoded in a window of Spea bombifrons isolate aSpeBom1 chromosome 2, aSpeBom1.2.pri, whole genome shotgun sequence genomic DNA:
- the RPS6KA3 gene encoding ribosomal protein S6 kinase alpha-3 isoform X2 translates to MAMLKFWGLRIRSLRDEGSINEIAITHHVKEGCEKADPSQFELLKVLGQGSFGKVFLVRKISGSDVGQLYAMKVLKKATLKVRDRVRTKMERDILVEVNHPFIVKLHYAFQTEGKLYLILDFLRGGDLFTRLSKEVMFTEEDVKYYLAELALALDHLHTLGIIYRDLKPENILLDEEGHIKLTDFGLSKESIDHEKKAYSFCGTVEYMAPEVVNRRGHTQSADWWSFGVLMFEMLTGTLPFQGKDRKETMTMILKAKLGMPQFLTPEAQSLLRMLFKRNPTNRLGAGPDGVEEIKRHPFFATIDWNKLYRREIQPPFKPATGGPEDTFYFDPEFTAKTPKDSPGIPASANAHQLFRGFSFVAISSEEENQSIPTVGVHGIVPLHRNSIQFTDGYELKEDIGVGSYSICKRCIHKGTNMEYAVKIIDKSKRDPTEEIEILLRYGQHPNIITLKDVYDDGKYVYLVTELMKGGELLDKILRQKFFSEREASAVLHTITKTVEYLHSQWVVHRDLKPSNILYVDESGNPESIRICDFGFAKQLRAENGLLMTPCYTANFVAPEVLKRQGYDAACDIWSLGVLLYTMLTGYTPFANGPDDTPEEILARIGSGKFSLSGGYWNSVSDIAKDLVSKMLHVDPHQRLTAAQVLKHPWIVHCDQLPQFQLNRQDTPHLVKGAMAATYSALNLNPLSPVLEPVGRSTLAQRRGIKKITSTAL, encoded by the exons ATGGCCATGTTAAAGTTCTGGGGTCTGAGAATACGTTCACTTCGG GATGAAGGCAGTATAAATGAGATTGCAATCACACACCATGTAAAGGAAGGGTGTGAGAAAGCAGATCCTTCACAGTTCGAGCTTTTGAAGGTACTGGGCCAAGGCTCATTTGGAAAG GTATTTTTGGTGCGAAAAATCTCAGGATCTGATGTTGGCCAACTGTATGCAATGAAAGTGTTGAAAAAAGCTACCCTTAAAG TTCGAGATCGTGTCAGGACAAAAATGGAGCGTgatattttggtggaagttaaTCATCCTTTTATTGTCAAATTGCACTATG ctttcCAAACAGAAGGCAAGCTGTACCTAATTTTGGATTTTCTCAGGGGTGGTGATTTGTTTACACGCTTATCCAAAGAG GTAATGTTCACCGAAGAAGACGTGAAATATTACCTAGCAGAATTGGCACTTGCTTTAGATCATCTTCACACGCTTGGAATAATATATCGGGACCTAAAACCGGAAAA TATATTGCTCGATGAAGAGGGCCATATAAAGTTAACAG ATTTTGGTCTCAGTAAGGAGTCTATTGACCATGAAAAGAAAGCATATTCGTTTTGCGGCACGGTGGAATACATGGCTCCGGAGGTAGTCAACCGGCGTGGCCACACACAGAGTGcagactggtggtcctttggggttcTTATG TTTGAAATGCTGACGGGTACCTTACCCTTTCAAGGAAaggacagaaaagagacaatgaCTATGATTTTGAA AGCCAAGCTTGGGATGCCTCAGTTTCTAACACCAGAAGCCCAGAGTCTCCTGCGCATGCTCTTCAAGAGAAACCCTACCAACAGACTAG GTGCCGGTCCAGATGGTGTTGAAGAGATTAAAAGGCATCCTTTTTTTGCGACAATAGATTGGAAT aaACTATATAGGAGAGAAATTCAGCCACCATTTAAGCCAGCAACAGGAGGACCAGAAGACACTTTTTATTTTGACCCTGAATTTACTGCAAAAACTCCAAAAG ATTCTCCGGGTATCCCAGCAAGCGCCAATGCACATCAGCTCTTCCGAGGCTTTAGCTTTGTGGCTATTTCTTCGGAGGAAGAAAACCAGTCTATTCCGACAGTTGGGGTCCATGGCATTGTTCCA CTTCACAGAAACAGCATCCAGTTCACGGATGGTTATGAACTGAAGGAAGATATTGGTGTGGGTTCCTATTCTATCTGCAAAAGGTGTATCCACAAGGGCACAAACATGGAATACGCAGTAAAG ATAATTGACAAAAGTAAGAGAGATCCAACTGAGGAAATCGAAATTCTGTTGCGTTATGGACAACATCCCAACATTATTACTTTAAAAGAT GTTTATGATGATGGAAAGTATGTTTATTTAGTAACAGAACTAATGAAAGGGGGGGAACTGCTAGACAAAATCCTGCGACAGAAATTCTTTTCCGAGCGGGAAGCAAGTGCCGTGCTGCACACAATAACAAAGACCGTTGAATACCTCCATTCCCAGTGG GTTGTCCACAGAGATCTGAAACCCAGCAATATACTCTATGTGGATGAGTCTGGAAATCCCGAGTCTATTCGAATCTGTGACTTTGGCTTCGCCAAGCAGCTCCGGGCTGAAAATGGCTTGCTGATGACTCCTTGTTATACGGCTAACTTTGTGGCCCCTGAG GTTTTAAAACGCCAAGGATATGATGCTGCGTGTGATATCTGGAGTCTGGGGGTTCTACTTTATACTATGCTAACTGG GTATACTCCATTTGCAAATGGACCAGATGATACCCCTGAGGAAATACTGGCAAGAATCGGAAGTGGGAAATTCTCTCTAAGTGGAGGTTACTGGAATTCAGTCTCTGATATCGCCAAG GACTTGGTATCAAAGATGCTTCATGTGGATCCCCATCAGAGGCTAACTGCTGCGCAGGTACTGAAGCACCCCTGGATAGTGCACTGTGACCAGCTGCCCCAATTCCAACTCAACCGGCAGGATACTCCACATCTAGTAAAG GGAGCCATGGCAGCTACATACTCTGCTTTGAACCTTAATCCTTTGTCTCCTGTATTGGAACCTGTTGGCCGTTCCACCCTCGCTCAGCGGAGAGGTATAAAGAAGATTACTTCAACAGCCCTGTGA
- the RPS6KA3 gene encoding ribosomal protein S6 kinase alpha-3 isoform X1 has translation MPLAQLADPWQKLPVQKVENENGQQFVDESMCGIEEESGNNDEGSINEIAITHHVKEGCEKADPSQFELLKVLGQGSFGKVFLVRKISGSDVGQLYAMKVLKKATLKVRDRVRTKMERDILVEVNHPFIVKLHYAFQTEGKLYLILDFLRGGDLFTRLSKEVMFTEEDVKYYLAELALALDHLHTLGIIYRDLKPENILLDEEGHIKLTDFGLSKESIDHEKKAYSFCGTVEYMAPEVVNRRGHTQSADWWSFGVLMFEMLTGTLPFQGKDRKETMTMILKAKLGMPQFLTPEAQSLLRMLFKRNPTNRLGAGPDGVEEIKRHPFFATIDWNKLYRREIQPPFKPATGGPEDTFYFDPEFTAKTPKDSPGIPASANAHQLFRGFSFVAISSEEENQSIPTVGVHGIVPLHRNSIQFTDGYELKEDIGVGSYSICKRCIHKGTNMEYAVKIIDKSKRDPTEEIEILLRYGQHPNIITLKDVYDDGKYVYLVTELMKGGELLDKILRQKFFSEREASAVLHTITKTVEYLHSQWVVHRDLKPSNILYVDESGNPESIRICDFGFAKQLRAENGLLMTPCYTANFVAPEVLKRQGYDAACDIWSLGVLLYTMLTGYTPFANGPDDTPEEILARIGSGKFSLSGGYWNSVSDIAKDLVSKMLHVDPHQRLTAAQVLKHPWIVHCDQLPQFQLNRQDTPHLVKGAMAATYSALNLNPLSPVLEPVGRSTLAQRRGIKKITSTAL, from the exons GATGAAGGCAGTATAAATGAGATTGCAATCACACACCATGTAAAGGAAGGGTGTGAGAAAGCAGATCCTTCACAGTTCGAGCTTTTGAAGGTACTGGGCCAAGGCTCATTTGGAAAG GTATTTTTGGTGCGAAAAATCTCAGGATCTGATGTTGGCCAACTGTATGCAATGAAAGTGTTGAAAAAAGCTACCCTTAAAG TTCGAGATCGTGTCAGGACAAAAATGGAGCGTgatattttggtggaagttaaTCATCCTTTTATTGTCAAATTGCACTATG ctttcCAAACAGAAGGCAAGCTGTACCTAATTTTGGATTTTCTCAGGGGTGGTGATTTGTTTACACGCTTATCCAAAGAG GTAATGTTCACCGAAGAAGACGTGAAATATTACCTAGCAGAATTGGCACTTGCTTTAGATCATCTTCACACGCTTGGAATAATATATCGGGACCTAAAACCGGAAAA TATATTGCTCGATGAAGAGGGCCATATAAAGTTAACAG ATTTTGGTCTCAGTAAGGAGTCTATTGACCATGAAAAGAAAGCATATTCGTTTTGCGGCACGGTGGAATACATGGCTCCGGAGGTAGTCAACCGGCGTGGCCACACACAGAGTGcagactggtggtcctttggggttcTTATG TTTGAAATGCTGACGGGTACCTTACCCTTTCAAGGAAaggacagaaaagagacaatgaCTATGATTTTGAA AGCCAAGCTTGGGATGCCTCAGTTTCTAACACCAGAAGCCCAGAGTCTCCTGCGCATGCTCTTCAAGAGAAACCCTACCAACAGACTAG GTGCCGGTCCAGATGGTGTTGAAGAGATTAAAAGGCATCCTTTTTTTGCGACAATAGATTGGAAT aaACTATATAGGAGAGAAATTCAGCCACCATTTAAGCCAGCAACAGGAGGACCAGAAGACACTTTTTATTTTGACCCTGAATTTACTGCAAAAACTCCAAAAG ATTCTCCGGGTATCCCAGCAAGCGCCAATGCACATCAGCTCTTCCGAGGCTTTAGCTTTGTGGCTATTTCTTCGGAGGAAGAAAACCAGTCTATTCCGACAGTTGGGGTCCATGGCATTGTTCCA CTTCACAGAAACAGCATCCAGTTCACGGATGGTTATGAACTGAAGGAAGATATTGGTGTGGGTTCCTATTCTATCTGCAAAAGGTGTATCCACAAGGGCACAAACATGGAATACGCAGTAAAG ATAATTGACAAAAGTAAGAGAGATCCAACTGAGGAAATCGAAATTCTGTTGCGTTATGGACAACATCCCAACATTATTACTTTAAAAGAT GTTTATGATGATGGAAAGTATGTTTATTTAGTAACAGAACTAATGAAAGGGGGGGAACTGCTAGACAAAATCCTGCGACAGAAATTCTTTTCCGAGCGGGAAGCAAGTGCCGTGCTGCACACAATAACAAAGACCGTTGAATACCTCCATTCCCAGTGG GTTGTCCACAGAGATCTGAAACCCAGCAATATACTCTATGTGGATGAGTCTGGAAATCCCGAGTCTATTCGAATCTGTGACTTTGGCTTCGCCAAGCAGCTCCGGGCTGAAAATGGCTTGCTGATGACTCCTTGTTATACGGCTAACTTTGTGGCCCCTGAG GTTTTAAAACGCCAAGGATATGATGCTGCGTGTGATATCTGGAGTCTGGGGGTTCTACTTTATACTATGCTAACTGG GTATACTCCATTTGCAAATGGACCAGATGATACCCCTGAGGAAATACTGGCAAGAATCGGAAGTGGGAAATTCTCTCTAAGTGGAGGTTACTGGAATTCAGTCTCTGATATCGCCAAG GACTTGGTATCAAAGATGCTTCATGTGGATCCCCATCAGAGGCTAACTGCTGCGCAGGTACTGAAGCACCCCTGGATAGTGCACTGTGACCAGCTGCCCCAATTCCAACTCAACCGGCAGGATACTCCACATCTAGTAAAG GGAGCCATGGCAGCTACATACTCTGCTTTGAACCTTAATCCTTTGTCTCCTGTATTGGAACCTGTTGGCCGTTCCACCCTCGCTCAGCGGAGAGGTATAAAGAAGATTACTTCAACAGCCCTGTGA